One Podospora pseudopauciseta strain CBS 411.78 chromosome 4, whole genome shotgun sequence genomic window, ACCGTTCCTGATATGTGTTCGTCTGGTCTTGAGGAGAGCCAGCAACAGGATAGCTACAATCACCAACGAAAAACCATACGCTCCCACAATGGCACCTATATGGATTGGGAGGTAGGCCGGGTCCCGGACGGCGTTGGCGGATAGCGGAGGTCCGTCTtcgggggaaggggtgggagaggaatAGTCGAGCCACAGGTCACCTCGACGAAGCAATTGTTGAATAGAAGGCAAGGCAGCGCaaaaagaaggccaagatGTCGTCGCAAAGAGAAGAGCGAAGGCAGCTTTGTTATATGAAGACACACCAGCTGAcagcatgatgatgggggtgggagagggtcgGGGGAGGGTCGGGGGAGGTCCAATCCGAGGCCACGGGTGGCGATAGACAGTTGGTGGTGTCGTCCAAAGGGTCTGTCTTACTTACGGCTGCCTCGTAGTATCCGCCATGCCGAAACACTTTGTGATTGAGATGGACAAAGAGGAGGTGCAAATGGCAGCAATCACGGTATATAGCAGCGCCTGTTGCGACGAGAGTCGACGGAACCGACatggggaggcgggggggcAGCCCATGCCGACTCTGGACCTGCATTGGATCCATCTCACGGTGAGGCCATCGATTGGTTGCTGTTTTCAATTCCCGTTGATGTCTTGCCCAACCACTTGCATGAGCGAGCCGACGCTCGCGCTAAGTCTGGCCTGCTGATTGGCTGTCAAGGGATCCACCCCGCAtctcccatcaccctcccacTGCCATTGGGTTGTGATGAGAGACCTCACAGGCCATGAGAGTGCTGGTGTGTGCTAGAATAGgaggttttttttggtgattCTCATGCGAGAGCGAGTTCACCTCAACTGGTGCTGCAGTAGCGTTTCCCAAAATGCAGGATGGGCCACCACTTGCAGCGTCAACTTTCACATTTCCCCCTTGATAGCCAAGTTGCGCCTGTGTTAGCTCGCTGTGATATTAACCTCTGATATCGGTGATCAGCCTCTGATCACTGAAAAGCAGTGGATTCGGTCCGTTCTCTGAATAAACATCACATCCCGTCACGCACGGGGCATAAAGTGACAGAACAGGTGTCACTAAGTGTGCCGCCCGCCGGTGGGCACCTCTCGGCGCATGAACGGATCGACCACGCTTCCGACAGATTGATTGCTTGCCACGAGTCTGTCCGTGTTAGCAGCTGCCAAATGCTTTCCGAGGAGAGGTTTCACTCCTGCTCTgttaaccctaaccctttgGGCAATCACCCTTAGGTAAGCAAGAGATTGGTGGACTGCCTTCACGTGCTTCCGCGACTGCCCCACCTCGACACACGCTCTCTGTTTTGTATCAACGCGTCTTCTGTATCTCAAAGCCTAATAATTGCACCAACTTTCTTTCCTCAAATGGCCAAACTGTAAAATCTCATCAATTGCACCAATTGGAGGACATTTCATTGCCTTCCTTGTCATCCAAAAATCCACTGCAGCACATGCCTCCACCATTAGCaaaccaccccatcctcaacagcctcaaTGATGCCCAACGCCGAGCCGTAAGTTCAGATGCCGCTACTGTCGCCATCCTTGCTGGACCCGGCAGCGGCAAGACGCACACTCTGACCTCTCGAGTGGTATGGCTCATTGATCAAGTCGGATACCGACCCGAGGATGTCGTCGTCGCTACCTTTACCGTCAAGGCTGCACGGGAAATGAAGGAGCGTATCGGAAAGGCTCTCGGAGATGGtagggagaagaagattgttCTGGGCAACTTCCACAGCATAGCTCGGCGCTATCTTGCTGCCTACGGCCGGAAAATCGGAATCAATCAGAAATTTGGCATtgccgacgacggcgacTCGCGCTCCATCATTGCTCGGATATGCAAGCGAAGAGAAGTCAATCTCGATCCTGTGGCCGTTCGCTCCTGGATcagcaaaaagaaggccaaggGAGATGAAGTGGTGACAAAGCCACTTGGTCAGAAGGCCACAAAAACGTCAGGAGAGAAGGACCTCGACGAATGCTATGAGGAGTATCAGGCTCACCTGAAGAAGTCAAACCTGCTGGATTTCGACGACTTGCTTGTTCGTTGTGTTGAACTTCTCCGCGAGTTTCCGTCATGCGTCTCCAACATCCAGACCGTCCTTATCGATGAGTATCAGGACACCAACGGGGTTCAGTACGAGCTCATGAAGTTGTTCGCTCAACAACACAAGAGAATTACCATTGTGGGGGATCCGGATCAGAGCATTTACAAATGGCGTTCTGCCGAGATTCAGAATCTATGGCGAATGCTGAAGGATTTCCCCGGCACAGACGAGATCTCACTGGAGCAGAACTATCGATCGTTTGACGCCATCCTCAGATTGTCCCTGTTGGTGATACAGCAGGACAAGAAGCGATATCAGAAGGCTCTGAAGCCTGTCCATGGCCGAGGTCCTCGTCCGGTTTTGCGGAGGCTGAAAAGTGCTTCCGCCGAGGCAGATTGGATCGTCTCCGAGATCAGGAGAGTCATCATGATGTCTGGATCTATGCTGACCTTCAATGATGTTGCCATCTTGCTCCGCTCAGCTTCACTATCAAGACATGTTGAGACTGCTCTTGGCAAATCGGGAATCGCTTACAGGATGGTGGGCGGCAAGAAGTTTTACGAGCGTCTGGAGATCAAAGCCATCCTGGATTATTTGCGCGTCATCTACCAGCCGGAAAACAACGATGCCTTGGCCAGAATCATCAACGTACCGAAACGAGGAGTCGGAGATGTGACCATAAAGAGTTTGCTAGAGGAAGCAGAGAGCTCGTCGTTGAGTGTCTGGGCGGTATTGACTAAGCACTGCCGAGGAGATCGTATCGCAAAGACAAAGATTCCGAAACCCATGGAGCAAAGAATAGCAGCCGGTCTCATTCGTCCTCTGGATAATATCCGTCGAAAAATGGATAAGGCTGCTAAGCCTGGTGGTGCGGTCTTTGGACTGGTGGAAATGATTGAGCAACTTCTGGCAGCCCTCAATTTTCAAAAGTATCTGAAGGATACGCACCCCAACGAGCACGAGGGGAGATGGGCCAATGTAGAAGAGTTCATAACTCTTGCGGGCGACTTCGTGCGGGATCTGAAGGAGTCCAGTGATGAGGAGCTCCTTCCAGAACTCGAGGGGCTCGAGCAGGCAAAAGAGGACGAGGTTCTGCCACGTTTCTTGGCCAATGTTTCTTTGGCATCCGATGTCCAG contains:
- the srs2 gene encoding ATP-dependent DNA helicase srs2 (COG:L; EggNog:ENOG503NUJR), with translation MPPPLANHPILNSLNDAQRRAVSSDAATVAILAGPGSGKTHTLTSRVVWLIDQVGYRPEDVVVATFTVKAAREMKERIGKALGDGREKKIVLGNFHSIARRYLAAYGRKIGINQKFGIADDGDSRSIIARICKRREVNLDPVAVRSWISKKKAKGDEVVTKPLGQKATKTSGEKDLDECYEEYQAHLKKSNLLDFDDLLVRCVELLREFPSCVSNIQTVLIDEYQDTNGVQYELMKLFAQQHKRITIVGDPDQSIYKWRSAEIQNLWRMLKDFPGTDEISLEQNYRSFDAILRLSLLVIQQDKKRYQKALKPVHGRGPRPVLRRLKSASAEADWIVSEIRRVIMMSGSMLTFNDVAILLRSASLSRHVETALGKSGIAYRMVGGKKFYERLEIKAILDYLRVIYQPENNDALARIINVPKRGVGDVTIKSLLEEAESSSLSVWAVLTKHCRGDRIAKTKIPKPMEQRIAAGLIRPLDNIRRKMDKAAKPGGAVFGLVEMIEQLLAALNFQKYLKDTHPNEHEGRWANVEEFITLAGDFVRDLKESSDEELLPELEGLEQAKEDEVLPRFLANVSLASDVQTGDDGENKPLVTISTIHAAKGLEWPVVFIPAVYNGSIPHMRSDDNDEERRLLYVAMTRAQSLLYLSCSLFSTNGNGERNQLSSFVEPLHRVFAPKGPCFDRPVMLEIAKVLGRTLPPENAVFKALPSMFNPEDNIFPVDPEESQEVPAAGTEARTSDDAPRAKRPRLSNMSGQKNSGEDAQWHRDYTTTMEGASSFTVSSLPGFVSAGMHQAAITAANAAAETRQKAEQEKRLANRRPPDQKSILSFVKSTTKPSIDPSPAPTSHNGLLTQASLAPPQVTANPGQQAIPPSLATHKPAKGTLLSRPARPAPAPDENPKGAAYPCFSSSPVKPDAIQPGPDEDDEPLPEPTRVAACLHSTTFTRPTLLTAGRGSGGLTRPSPVGKVGRTPIAPIDRLRKPFKPLTIKRP